In a genomic window of Ipomoea triloba cultivar NCNSP0323 chromosome 3, ASM357664v1:
- the LOC116014257 gene encoding VAN3-binding protein, with translation MDLEAKPTLSQAHPETMDFLSHAWCNFAVQAFQPEMQDLALTVHDSSIKKFSDDIKNKPSLQKMDKSMKMDDTDKSIPPWTSNDVKSWIWMQQAMHPELNYHSYLRKKWIPWKIAPLKNFSIKKWLKEMKQKRKEENRLQKAEVHAAISVAGVAAALAAIAAENSNRDDSKESAVASAAALVAAQCAKVAEAMGAKKEQLSSVIGSAMSGTSASDIVTLTAAATTSLRGAATLKARRECKSILNGSTPVLPIEDGKDFELEYESCRSVLSKGAELNLETSDGRYMLRSVTIIFNPEAKVILRTRKLNILNPFTGHKESIILDLHAELYKDSEGEEMDTCYLIVLTTNKGIMKLDMMDDYQRYRMWSKTIKHMLTLSTSLTRYI, from the exons ATGGATCTTGAAGCGAAGCCAACGCTTTCACAAGCACATCCCGAGACAATGGACTTCCTTTCGCACGCCTGGTGCAACTTCGCGGTTCAAGCCTTCCAGCCAGAAATGCAAGATCTAGCGCTAACTGTCCATGATAGCTCAATCAAGAAATTCAGTGATGACATCAAGAATAAGCCTTCTTTGCAG AAAATGGATAAAAGCATGAAGATGGATGATACAGATAAGTCTATACCTCCTTGGACATCCAATGATGTGAAG TCTTGGATATGGATGCAACAAGCAATGCATCCAGAATTGAATTACCACAGCTATCTTAGAAAGAAATGG ATTCCATGGAAGATAGCGCCACTAAAGAACTTCTCAATCAAGAAATGGCTTAAAGAAATGAAGCAGAAGAGGAAAGAAGAAAACAGATTACAAAAGGCAGAAGTGCACGCAGCCATATCGGTTGCAGGGGTTGCAGCAGCACTAGCAGCCATAGCAGCAGAAAACTCGAATCGCGATGACAGCAAGGAGTCAGCCGTGGCATCTGCAGCTGCATTAGTAGCCGCACAGTGTGCAAAAGTGGCAGAAGCCATGGGAGCAAAGAAGGAGCAACTCAGCAGCGTAATTGGCTCGGCCATGAGTGGCACGAGTGCAAGCGACATTGTTACACTCACAGCTGCAGCCACAACAT CACTAAGAGGAGCAGCAACACTTAAAGCAAGAAGAGAGTGTAAGAGTATACTAAATGGCAGTACACCAGTACTCCCTATAGAAGATGGCAAGGATTTTGAGTTGGAGTATGAATCCTGTAGATCAGTGCTTTCAAAGGGTGCAGAGCTCAACCTTGAAACGTCAGATG GGAGATACATGCTAAGGTCAGTTACCATCATCTTTAACCCTGAAGCCAAG GTTATTCTCAGGACAAGGAAGCTTAATATATTGAATCCATTCACAGGACACAAAGAAA GTATCATACTAGATCTGCACGCAGAGTTGTACAAGGATTCTGAAGGAGAGGAAATGGATACTTGCTATCTCATTGTATTAACTACAAACAAGGGAATAATGAAGCTAGACATGATGGATGATTATCAACGTTATAGAATGTGGTCAAAGACTATTAAACACATGTTGACACTTTCTACTTCATTGACAAGATATATATGA